GATTTATCCCTATAAATGTGACCTAGTACGACCTCAATTTGCATATGCCAAGTTGAGATGCAATAAAGGCTCGTTTTATACCAGTTTCCAGTCGAAAGGTGATTAATCATACAGGCACAGGACGATAACTCGGCTGTGAGAAATATACTTCGACATAGGGCAAGTCTAAGTAAACGTACCCTTAAGATCGCGGCGAAATGCATTAATGCACCTAGACAGCAGCCTCATTAATCTAAATCGCCGTACACTGTTCCAACAGAACTTGTCGAAATATGGACAACATGCCCCAAAAGGTTTCTTGACAATACAATTATGGGATAAATTTATCTGCAAACGAGTGCTTCTATGTATGCGCTGCTTAATAGGCAACGTGCTCGCCCAGCTGTGTGGCAATACTGGACATCCAGAGATACAGCAACGTGTTAATAATTTACCGAGGCAAATTGCCTGCGCATTGTAATTTGAATTTCTAAATAGCCTCATTTAAAGAATATCCCTGCTCTTCCAATTATTCCGCAGGACCATAAATCTTTTCGGTTTTGGTGATTAATGTCGTATACGAAATTCAGTTTCTCTTTAGCCActgtaatacatatatatatttattcgaCAGCAGTGCAGTTTCGATGTAATCGTCTAAATTAGCAGGACGGCATGTGAAAGAGGTGGTCCTTGTAATGCAAGTTTGTAATCGCTGTCACATGGGACACAACGGCGAACTGCGCTAGGTGTCCATATTGTAGACATCTCCCAACGCACTTAACGCATGTACAAACTCGCTTAATCCACAGTGTATATTCAGGTAAAAACTCTGCGTGGTCTATAgaaaggcagaggcagacaacTTCTTGAGCTCAATTGTTTAGGTATAGAAAGTATTGCTTGTTCGGCCCTCGGCACAGGATCGCTAGCCTCTTAAATAGAACCAACGGAGCAGTCTCCGATAATCCATTTACCTTTCAATTAGGAGAAGGAAATAAGCAACACAACCAACATGCCTTGTTTGCAGAGACAACATCATTCATCTTCAGCCCTTCAGTCTGCGCTAGCTGCCTCTGTTCGTCGTGTGCGCACAATGGTCGCTCGAGCTCTGTAATTGTTTCACATATCACATCAGTATGGCATAGGCAGCgaagtgtgtatacatgtattacgttAATCTGACCTGTGAGATCCAAATGTTAGTCTGGAATTGCTCCACCTTGCTCCATTCACAACGTAATGAGATAATAACAAGTCGCTTTCAATTTATCCTTTTTCAGGTTAGAGAAATGACAACAAGCTGTGTCTCCGGCGGGACAATCTTCAACCGAGCCTTACATAACTCCGGTGGAATACTACATTCGATAGAAAGTACGGACGAAAATTGCTCTCCATCGTCTACAGAAGCTACTCTTGAATGAAGGACTGCTGGTGTAGCGCCGGACAAGAACATATAGTGAATAGAAACTTGTGAGCCTTCTCCACATGAGTTATTCATGTTTGGCCAACACCAACAACGGCAAAATTGTCTCGCCTACTCAATCTCTAGACTGTAATGACTTTAATAGGAGACAAAAGGTCCAATTAGTTCCCTGCTTAAGTACATATTTTCAGGTTAAGCAGAAAAGCATTGTTCACCAGTCGTTTCCGTAGAATGGTCCTTGCAGGTTGGGATGAGTGCCTAATAATACTCAGTTTTCCCACTATGAAAATAGACGGAGGACTGACTGCGCTACGGGATCCAGTGAAAATAATTTGTTCGGCAAAGCTGATCGATAAACGAGATTTATCCGAGCGCCAATGATTCAACGCCTCTGCAAAGCTCTTTCGCTCATTCGCGTCTTTGTCAACCCTACTTCCTATAAGTTCTTGGGGTTCTGGATGCACGTCGGGTGCTCAGTTGGCTAACGCTGGGGGGATATGGCGGTAGTGCTGCTAAACCAAGCCCCATACCGCAGAACCTATGCAAGCACAGACCGCCTCAACGATACTCCGAACGATGGAAGTGAATTGTGGATCTTTCAGACCCCAGATTTGGCTAGAATTAATAGCAACCACGTACTGCACAGGAGTGTAGATAGAAAAAACCGCCAGAGTCCGGATTTCACGGAAATTCCACCTTGTCAGTTTGTGGATCAGAGACTGCTTCGCATGAAAGGATGTCCCCAACGATTACGCAATAAACCGCATGTGTGTACTTTGGACAAATGTGAGCGTGTTACTATTAATGTGAGTGGACTGTATTACGAGACTTGGGCTTCGGTGCTAAACAAACATCCCACGACTCTGTTGGGAAACCCACAAAAGCGGATGAAGTTCTATGACAGGAGACGCAACGAGTTTTTCTTTGACCGGCACAGGCCTACCTTTGATTCCATATTTAATTACTATCAGTATGGGGGAAAGTTACGCCGCCCGGAACCAGTGCCTGACGACATATTCCTGTCCGAGTTGGATTTTTTTGAAGTTGAAAACGATGTTATAGAAAGGTATAAAAAGGACGAAGGATACATTGCGGAGAAAATAGTGCTTCCGGAGAATCGAATACAGAGGCTTATATGGATGGTGGTGGAGTACCCAGAAAGCTCGACCACAGCCTATATCCTAGCCTGCCTCTCCGTGCTGATAACCCTAATATCTATCGTTCTCTTCTGTGTGGAAACCTTACCCGAGTATTCAAAGACCCATTGTAAGGCAGGTGAAGCACCTAATTTTCTCGATGCATTCTTTGTGATAGAAAGCATTTGCACGGCATGGTTTACTATTGAGCTACTTGTGCGTCTGGTAGCGTGTCCGAGCAAACCACAATTTTTCAAGGATTTCAAGAACTTGATAGATGTGATGGCCATAGCTCCATACTATGTTACGTTGATAAATGTGTTATGGAGTATGAGCTGTGAGGGTGCAAAGTCGAGTGCCTCGCTAGCGTTCTTGCGAGTGGTTAGACTAATACGAGTATTCAAATTAACGAAACATTCATCCGGATTGCAGGTTTTAATTCTAACATTCCAAGCCAGTATGCAAGGTTTGGGTCTGTTTTTTGTCGCCGTTGTGGTGTGTGTATTGCTGTTCTCCAGCGCTATCTACTATGCAGAACAACATTTGAGTGGCTCAGAGATCAAAAGCATTCCAGATGGATTTTGGTGGGCCATTATCACAATGGCTACTGTAGGGTACGGCGATTGTGTTCCTGTGGGGCCCTGGGGTAAATTAATCGGGTCTATGTGTGCTTTAGCAGGGGTTTTGACCCTGGCCATACCCGTTCCTATTATAACTGAAAATTTCAATAAGTTTTATGCTCACAGAACTGGGAGAGGAAAAATTTGACCAATGGTTTTTGTGATACATATTATAATAGACTTATGCCCATCACTTTCGATCTTATATATACATCTCAAGATGTCTTCCGTTTGGGCAAAGAACACCTTGGCATGAGCTTAATGCCAGCAAACCTCTAAGCGACATGTCATGCTAATAGGATGTAATGGAAAAGAATTTCAGCAAAGTCATTTTATACCTCACTTGCCctttgaaataatggaacactaATATGTCAAAGCTTGCAATAATATTGAATGTGATATGTAATTACGGAATGAGAAGGAAAAATTAAGGAGAAGGAAGGAGATCTAATATCCTCACATGATATATGCTGAATAGAGAATTTTGCCTCAAATATTTGGCTGCTTAAGTTTTTAATGCACAAACCAGGTTAAAATATCTCTTGATTGTTATCATTAACACCATTGCACTCATCGTTTT
Above is a window of Liolophura sinensis isolate JHLJ2023 chromosome 7, CUHK_Ljap_v2, whole genome shotgun sequence DNA encoding:
- the LOC135471740 gene encoding potassium voltage-gated channel protein Shaker-like; protein product: MAVVLLNQAPYRRTYASTDRLNDTPNDGSELWIFQTPDLARINSNHVLHRSVDRKNRQSPDFTEIPPCQFVGNKPHVCTLDKCERVTINVSGLYYETWASVLNKHPTTLLGNPQKRMKFYDRRRNEFFFDRHRPTFDSIFNYYQYGGKLRRPEPVPDDIFLSELDFFEVENDVIERYKKDEGYIAEKIVLPENRIQRLIWMVVEYPESSTTAYILACLSVLITLISIVLFCVETLPEYSKTHCKAGEAPNFLDAFFVIESICTAWFTIELLVRLVACPSKPQFFKDFKNLIDVMAIAPYYVTLINVLWSMSCEGAKSSASLAFLRVVRLIRVFKLTKHSSGLQVLILTFQASMQGLGLFFVAVVVCVLLFSSAIYYAEQHLSGSEIKSIPDGFWWAIITMATVGYGDCVPVGPWGKLIGSMCALAGVLTLAIPVPIITENFNKFYAHRTGRGKI